Proteins from one Pontibacter korlensis genomic window:
- a CDS encoding ABC transporter permease — translation MICHLFKLIWNRKKSNFLLITEIFFCFLVLFGVLSLVVYNVRNYTKPLGFEHENVWMLTMRPNNDSTTLNHQNLEQVLQRVRAYPEVQSASLSASNAPFAFSQMRDILSYGNVKELMADTYDAEDDFKDVLQLQLSQGRWFGPVDDASHHQPIVINKALQEQLFGGEEALGKLIPRNDSVNYQVVGVVDHYRAYSEFAAEEPAYFSRINLQDKKDSFWNELLIRVKPGTGVDFEEKMVRDISGITKDWTLEVSTLEKMRQSKSKLTLVPMIALGLVCGFLIFNVALGLFGVLWHNISRRNGEIGLRRALGAASSQIYWQFIGEVLVLATFGLLLGVFFAVQFPLLQVFQVESEVYFIALLSAVAIIYLITTICAFYPSRQAAAIHPAVALHEE, via the coding sequence ATGATATGCCATCTCTTTAAACTAATCTGGAACCGGAAGAAAAGCAACTTCCTGCTGATCACCGAAATTTTCTTTTGCTTTCTGGTACTGTTCGGGGTGCTGAGTCTGGTGGTGTACAATGTGCGCAACTACACAAAACCCTTAGGCTTTGAGCATGAAAACGTATGGATGCTGACCATGCGCCCCAACAACGACTCTACTACGCTAAACCACCAAAACCTGGAGCAGGTACTACAACGGGTGCGTGCTTATCCGGAGGTACAGTCCGCCTCCCTTAGCGCCAGCAATGCCCCTTTTGCCTTCAGCCAGATGAGGGACATCCTATCGTACGGCAATGTAAAAGAGCTTATGGCCGACACATACGATGCCGAGGATGATTTTAAGGACGTTTTGCAACTACAACTAAGCCAGGGGCGCTGGTTTGGACCGGTAGATGATGCTTCCCACCATCAGCCCATTGTCATCAACAAAGCATTGCAGGAGCAACTGTTTGGCGGAGAGGAAGCGCTAGGGAAACTCATCCCCAGAAATGACTCGGTAAACTATCAGGTGGTAGGCGTAGTGGACCATTACCGCGCCTACAGCGAGTTTGCAGCAGAAGAGCCGGCTTATTTTAGCCGCATCAACTTACAGGACAAAAAGGACTCCTTCTGGAATGAGCTTCTGATCCGGGTAAAACCTGGCACAGGCGTAGACTTCGAAGAGAAAATGGTGCGTGATATTTCCGGCATTACCAAAGACTGGACACTGGAGGTATCCACGTTGGAGAAAATGCGCCAGAGCAAGTCCAAGCTTACGCTAGTACCCATGATCGCACTGGGCCTGGTATGCGGCTTCCTGATCTTTAATGTGGCCCTGGGCCTGTTTGGGGTGCTGTGGCACAACATCAGCCGCCGCAATGGGGAAATTGGCCTCCGCAGAGCTTTGGGAGCAGCTTCCAGCCAGATATACTGGCAGTTTATTGGAGAGGTGCTCGTGCTGGCTACGTTTGGATTGCTGTTGGGTGTGTTCTTTGCCGTGCAGTTCCCGCTGCTGCAGGTGTTCCAGGTAGAGTCTGAAGTATATTTCATAGCGCTGCTAAGTGCAGTGGCCATTATCTATCTGATTACCACCATCTGCGCCTTCTACCCTAGCCGTCAAGCAGCAGCCATACATCCCGCCGTGGCCCTCCATGAGGAGTAG
- a CDS encoding GumC family protein, translating into MKKNKQEHEIDLKSWLFKFKSKWYLFAVSAVLALAAGYVYVKSSPRIFQFQSTLLLGDQQTGSKKAQELLEVLDVQSRGIKVEDEIGLLYSAEMVKQALQKLNFTVAYYKVTDHWLNKVTDLVVEEQYKTAPYEVELDTSRLQLVDIPIKVRLLDKNTYELAIEAENVPRYDFRSNATVGSIPVVNFKKTLRFGEAYQDENMSFTLQRADVEDPQPGKAYFFVINSLENLVKQQQSSLEIAPIDREARVLVLKTKGSIPDKQVAFLNTLMAEYVANDLKEKNQNGLKTLEFIDSQLATLSDSLRQSKQALSSFRSNNRIANINVQSNISYEKLSQLEAERARLNTDRTYYANILDQVKNGNGIAQSVSPTVAGIQSPILNNLFLQLAELNQKKAGYRTNATEDNPMLRKIESEINSTRTSIEANLQNLIESADISIANVNERIGKIESTLASLPENERKLMDLQSQSEFIDKKYDFLLEKRAEAAIALATNATDKKIVDQASMVGTTPVNVKPKMIYLLALIIGLAIPAGFIVLMSNVDNTIQGKNDLGNITNIPFLGVVAHGSKSDKLAVMNNQRSAIAESFRSIRINLQYLMADSNFKVIGVTSSISGEGKTFCSVNLSSEMAMSGKRVVLIESDMRKPTFSKYFPVAESVGLSSFLTQGLPLEEVVQKTTMENLDIIPCGPIPDNALHLLELPKMQQLLTMLKDQYDYVVIDTPPIGYVSEYFVLMRHMDVNLYVVKHKYTNKDMLAQINELYNSKKVKDIYMIINDLNYDKTYEYGYKKKAKYYYV; encoded by the coding sequence ATGAAGAAAAATAAACAGGAGCATGAAATAGACTTAAAGAGCTGGCTATTTAAATTTAAGTCTAAGTGGTATTTGTTTGCTGTATCTGCCGTTTTGGCGCTTGCGGCAGGTTATGTGTATGTAAAGAGCTCTCCACGAATTTTCCAATTCCAGTCTACGCTTCTGCTTGGCGACCAGCAAACCGGTTCTAAAAAGGCACAGGAGCTGCTGGAGGTGTTGGATGTTCAGAGTAGAGGCATAAAAGTAGAGGATGAGATAGGTTTGCTGTACTCTGCAGAAATGGTAAAGCAGGCACTGCAGAAACTCAACTTCACAGTGGCCTATTATAAAGTAACTGACCACTGGCTAAATAAAGTAACAGACCTTGTGGTAGAAGAGCAGTATAAAACCGCTCCTTACGAGGTAGAGCTGGACACGAGCCGGCTGCAGTTGGTAGATATCCCTATCAAAGTGCGCCTGTTGGATAAAAACACTTATGAGCTGGCTATAGAGGCAGAGAACGTTCCTCGTTATGATTTCCGCTCCAACGCAACTGTAGGTTCTATACCTGTTGTAAACTTCAAGAAGACACTCCGGTTTGGTGAGGCCTACCAGGATGAAAACATGAGCTTCACGCTGCAGCGCGCCGATGTGGAGGACCCACAGCCGGGTAAAGCATACTTCTTTGTCATCAACAGCCTCGAAAATCTGGTAAAACAGCAACAGTCTTCTTTAGAGATTGCCCCAATAGACCGCGAGGCTCGTGTACTTGTGCTGAAAACCAAAGGCAGCATACCTGATAAGCAAGTAGCTTTCCTGAACACATTGATGGCAGAGTATGTAGCAAACGACCTGAAAGAAAAGAACCAGAACGGTTTGAAGACGCTGGAGTTTATTGATAGCCAGCTAGCTACACTTTCTGATTCACTGCGCCAAAGCAAGCAGGCTTTGTCTTCTTTCCGCTCTAATAACCGTATTGCTAACATCAATGTGCAATCTAACATCAGTTATGAGAAGCTGTCGCAGTTGGAGGCTGAGCGCGCTCGCCTGAATACGGACAGAACCTACTATGCTAATATTCTGGATCAGGTAAAGAATGGCAATGGCATTGCACAATCAGTATCGCCAACGGTGGCTGGCATCCAGAGCCCTATTCTGAACAACCTGTTTTTGCAGCTCGCAGAGCTAAACCAGAAAAAAGCTGGTTACAGAACTAACGCGACAGAGGACAACCCGATGTTGCGTAAAATTGAGAGCGAGATAAACAGTACACGCACCTCTATAGAGGCTAACCTGCAAAACCTGATTGAATCTGCGGATATTTCCATTGCAAATGTAAATGAGCGCATTGGCAAAATTGAGTCAACCTTGGCCTCACTGCCTGAGAACGAGCGTAAGCTGATGGACCTGCAGAGCCAGTCTGAGTTCATAGACAAGAAGTATGACTTCTTGCTGGAAAAACGAGCAGAGGCAGCTATTGCCCTGGCAACTAATGCCACAGACAAAAAGATTGTGGATCAAGCTTCAATGGTCGGTACTACCCCTGTAAACGTGAAGCCAAAAATGATTTACCTGCTCGCGTTGATCATTGGTTTGGCTATACCAGCAGGTTTTATCGTGTTAATGTCTAATGTAGACAATACCATTCAGGGTAAAAACGACCTCGGCAACATCACCAACATTCCATTCCTGGGTGTGGTGGCGCATGGCTCTAAGTCTGATAAGCTAGCTGTAATGAACAACCAGCGTTCAGCCATTGCCGAATCATTCAGGTCGATACGAATTAACCTGCAGTACCTGATGGCCGACTCTAACTTTAAAGTTATTGGTGTGACTTCCTCCATCTCTGGTGAGGGTAAGACTTTCTGCTCTGTTAACCTTAGCTCAGAGATGGCCATGTCGGGTAAGCGTGTGGTTCTGATCGAATCGGATATGCGCAAGCCTACCTTCAGCAAGTATTTCCCGGTAGCAGAGTCTGTAGGACTTTCCTCTTTCCTGACACAGGGGCTGCCGCTGGAAGAGGTGGTGCAAAAGACTACGATGGAAAACCTGGACATCATTCCTTGTGGTCCTATCCCGGATAACGCCCTGCACCTGCTGGAGCTACCTAAGATGCAGCAATTGCTTACCATGCTTAAGGATCAGTATGACTACGTTGTGATTGATACCCCTCCTATTGGCTATGTATCAGAATACTTCGTGCTGATGCGTCACATGGACGTGAACCTGTACGTCGTGAAGCACAAGTATACCAACAAGGACATGCTCGCTCAGATAAATGAGCTGTACAACAGCAAAAAGGTCAAGGACATTTACATGATCATCAACGACCTGAATTACGACAAGACCTACGAGTACGGCTATAAGAAAAAAGCTAAGTATTACTACGTATAA
- a CDS encoding sigma-54-dependent transcriptional regulator, producing MILIIDDDIAVRASLSLLLKQNGFKTKEAANPQQALQVAEQFSLELVIMDMNFSIDTTGHDGLNLLDKFKSLYPKQPVILITGWGSISLAVEGMRLGAADFITKPWSNEYLLQAVRTALSLSKTTDSGDALTRKKLDQQYDLGNIIGQNPQLLQILKKIGQIAPTDASVLIEGESGTGKELIAEAVHRNSLRKSQPFVKVNLGGISSTLFESEMFGHKRGAFTDAKSDRVGRFEMANKGTIFLDEIGELDLNSQVKLLRVLQDRTYEVLGDSRSRKLDIRVVCATNKDLAKLVEEGKFREDLYYRINLIKVKLPALREREEDVPLLVQYFVNNLKKTYNHPELEVSQRALQWLKELPLPGNIRELKNLVERTVLVAERDVLQAEDFQAQAQQSPAKPGDKSLPAVGTMTLEEMEASMIRKSMDFYHNNISKVARALGLSRAALYRRLDKFNIPYDTAD from the coding sequence ATGATTCTGATAATCGACGATGATATTGCCGTACGTGCATCTTTGAGCCTGCTGCTCAAGCAAAACGGATTTAAAACCAAGGAAGCTGCCAACCCGCAGCAAGCCCTGCAGGTGGCGGAGCAGTTTTCTTTGGAACTGGTTATCATGGACATGAATTTCTCCATCGACACCACAGGTCATGATGGGTTGAACCTATTGGATAAATTCAAAAGCTTATACCCAAAGCAGCCGGTTATACTTATTACCGGCTGGGGCTCCATTAGCCTGGCTGTAGAAGGAATGCGTTTGGGTGCTGCCGACTTCATCACCAAGCCCTGGAGCAATGAGTACCTGCTGCAAGCCGTACGAACAGCACTAAGCCTTTCCAAAACTACTGATTCCGGCGATGCCCTTACCCGCAAAAAGCTAGACCAGCAGTACGATTTAGGCAACATCATCGGGCAAAACCCACAGCTGCTGCAGATCCTTAAAAAAATAGGTCAGATTGCTCCTACCGATGCCTCCGTACTGATTGAAGGCGAAAGCGGCACCGGCAAAGAACTGATCGCCGAGGCCGTGCACCGGAACAGCCTACGCAAGAGCCAGCCCTTTGTAAAAGTGAACCTGGGCGGTATCTCCTCCACCCTTTTTGAGAGTGAGATGTTTGGCCACAAGCGGGGAGCCTTTACCGATGCCAAGTCTGATCGTGTAGGTCGGTTTGAAATGGCCAACAAAGGCACCATTTTTCTGGATGAGATTGGCGAACTGGACCTTAATAGCCAAGTTAAACTACTGCGAGTGCTGCAGGACCGCACGTACGAGGTACTAGGCGACAGCCGCTCCCGCAAGCTAGATATTAGGGTAGTATGCGCCACTAACAAAGACTTGGCGAAGCTGGTAGAGGAAGGCAAGTTCCGGGAAGACTTATACTACAGAATCAACCTGATAAAGGTAAAACTGCCTGCCCTGCGCGAGCGGGAGGAGGATGTGCCGTTGCTGGTGCAGTACTTCGTCAACAACCTTAAAAAAACCTACAACCATCCAGAACTGGAGGTAAGCCAGCGGGCACTGCAGTGGCTGAAAGAGCTGCCTTTGCCTGGCAACATCCGGGAGTTGAAGAACCTGGTGGAGCGTACCGTTTTAGTGGCAGAGCGCGACGTGCTGCAGGCCGAAGACTTTCAGGCGCAGGCACAGCAAAGCCCTGCTAAGCCCGGCGACAAATCCCTACCAGCCGTGGGCACGATGACCTTAGAGGAAATGGAAGCCTCTATGATTCGCAAGTCCATGGATTTTTACCACAACAACATCAGCAAAGTAGCCAGAGCCCTGGGCCTTAGCCGTGCCGCCCTCTACCGCCGCCTAGATAAGTTTAACATCCCGTATGACACTGCGGACTAA
- a CDS encoding polysaccharide biosynthesis/export family protein — protein sequence MRNIVYFLLLLLCVSSCMSKKELVYLQNSNLKENVPTDFQTRLTAYKLQSNDVLSIKVLSVDPDMSNLFNITNPNNAFGMSDPGTMYLSGYAIDNEGFINLPTVGKLKVEGLTTSQTQELVQRNLDRYITDATVVVKLISFRISVIGEVRNPGHFYIYNERANLLEGLSMAGDLTQSADRENVKIIRQKKDGQTEIVLLDLKDPNLVQSQYYYLMPNDVVYVEPLGTQLKRDNLIVWNAVLGVISTGALLYNLFK from the coding sequence ATGAGAAACATAGTTTACTTTCTCTTGCTGTTGCTATGTGTTAGCTCCTGCATGTCGAAAAAAGAACTTGTATACCTGCAGAATTCTAATCTTAAAGAAAACGTCCCTACTGATTTCCAGACAAGGTTGACAGCATATAAACTCCAGTCTAACGATGTGCTATCTATAAAGGTACTGAGCGTAGACCCGGATATGTCCAATTTATTTAACATCACCAACCCTAACAATGCCTTTGGCATGTCTGATCCAGGCACTATGTACCTGAGCGGCTATGCTATCGATAACGAAGGCTTTATCAACCTACCTACGGTTGGTAAGCTAAAGGTAGAGGGCCTCACAACCTCCCAAACACAGGAGTTGGTGCAGCGCAACCTGGACCGTTATATTACGGACGCAACCGTGGTTGTTAAACTTATTAGCTTCAGAATCAGTGTCATAGGAGAAGTTCGTAACCCTGGGCATTTCTACATTTATAACGAACGGGCTAACCTGCTGGAAGGCTTAAGTATGGCCGGTGACCTAACACAATCAGCGGACAGAGAAAATGTAAAAATCATTCGTCAGAAGAAGGATGGCCAAACTGAAATCGTCTTGCTAGACCTCAAAGACCCGAACCTCGTACAATCTCAATACTATTACCTGATGCCCAACGACGTTGTTTATGTCGAGCCACTAGGAACACAGCTTAAGCGTGATAACCTGATAGTTTGGAACGCTGTGCTGGGGGTAATTTCTACAGGGGCATTGTTGTACAATTTGTTTAAATAA
- a CDS encoding sensor histidine kinase codes for MTLRTKFILFAVFIHGLLLALAWFVLQQNKYLFLGMELLVLASAYTTIHLYRSFFKPLTLIRAGIESIKDKDFSTKFMAVGQQDLDELVNVYNRMIDQLRQERVAQAEKHFLLDKLIQASPAGIILLGFDNQVESINPAAERFLGQQAGTLTGEHVSQLPEVWARELKDLATGQSTTFRINGIWTYRCHRAHFLDRGFQHYFILIEELTEAILQNERQAYEKVIRVMSHEVNNTTGAINSILGSLGYYANQLQPDDREDFEHVLQVATQRNTNLSRFMANFAEVVRLPEPKKTPIDVHALLQNLHRLLEPELQKRNISIQWQLTPQPLVVLLDAQQLEQVLLNILKNAMEAIGKDGEIQLSTSSSPPQLCITDSGGGIPEHVQAHLFTPFYTTKANGQGIGLTMVRDILVNHGFGFSLSSGSTEQTTFTIKF; via the coding sequence ATGACACTGCGGACTAAGTTTATACTTTTCGCCGTGTTTATACATGGCTTGCTGTTGGCACTGGCCTGGTTTGTACTGCAGCAGAACAAGTACCTGTTTCTGGGTATGGAACTGCTTGTTTTGGCTTCAGCCTATACCACCATTCACCTCTACCGGTCTTTCTTCAAGCCGCTCACGCTCATACGTGCCGGCATAGAATCCATCAAAGACAAAGACTTCTCTACCAAATTTATGGCTGTGGGGCAGCAGGACCTGGACGAGCTGGTAAATGTTTATAACCGCATGATAGACCAACTGAGGCAGGAACGTGTGGCACAGGCAGAAAAACACTTCCTGCTCGACAAGCTTATCCAAGCCTCTCCTGCCGGTATAATTCTGTTGGGCTTTGATAACCAGGTGGAAAGTATAAATCCGGCAGCAGAGCGCTTTTTAGGGCAGCAGGCCGGTACACTAACTGGTGAGCACGTAAGCCAGTTGCCAGAAGTATGGGCTAGGGAACTAAAAGATCTGGCAACCGGCCAGTCTACCACGTTTCGTATTAACGGCATCTGGACCTACCGCTGCCACCGCGCTCACTTTCTGGACCGTGGCTTTCAGCATTACTTCATATTGATAGAGGAACTGACGGAAGCTATACTTCAGAACGAGCGTCAGGCGTATGAAAAAGTGATTCGGGTAATGTCGCATGAGGTGAACAACACTACAGGCGCCATCAACTCTATACTTGGCTCTTTAGGCTATTATGCAAATCAACTACAGCCAGACGACCGGGAGGATTTTGAGCACGTGCTACAGGTAGCTACGCAGCGTAACACAAACCTAAGCCGCTTCATGGCCAATTTTGCTGAGGTAGTGCGTTTACCTGAACCCAAAAAAACACCTATCGATGTTCATGCGCTTCTCCAGAACTTGCACCGCCTGTTGGAGCCAGAACTGCAAAAGCGCAATATCAGCATACAGTGGCAGTTAACACCTCAACCCCTAGTAGTGCTGCTTGATGCGCAGCAGCTAGAGCAGGTGCTGCTTAATATTCTTAAAAACGCCATGGAAGCTATTGGTAAAGATGGCGAAATCCAGTTGTCTACCTCCTCTTCTCCCCCTCAGCTTTGCATAACAGACTCCGGGGGAGGTATTCCGGAGCATGTGCAGGCGCATCTGTTTACTCCGTTTTATACTACTAAAGCAAACGGCCAGGGAATTGGGCTTACGATGGTGCGGGATATTCTCGTGAACCACGGTTTCGGCTTTTCCCTCAGCTCAGGCAGCACCGAGCAAACCACCTTCACAATCAAATTTTAG